In Mycteria americana isolate JAX WOST 10 ecotype Jacksonville Zoo and Gardens chromosome 5, USCA_MyAme_1.0, whole genome shotgun sequence, one DNA window encodes the following:
- the ADM gene encoding pro-adrenomedullin, whose product MKLVHVALLYLGSVTFFGVDAARLDVATEFKRKWTKWALSRAKRDVKPSGALRGLGAAADVQPLIRTQDVKEDPRVSHPSSREDAHIRVKRYRQSINSFPHFQAIHPGCRFGTCTVQKLAYQIYQLTDKDKDDTAPASKISPQGYGRRRRSLPERRSPARSTRAGRHPRTQRAQPLAPVLGV is encoded by the exons ATGAAACTGGTCCACGTAGCCCTGCTCTATCTCGGCTCCGTGACCTTCTTCGGGGTGGATGCTGCAAGGCTGGACGTAGCGACAGAGTTCAAAAGAAA ATGGACGAAATGGGCACTGAGCCGAGCCAAGCGGGACGTGAAGCCTTCGGGCGCGCTCcgagggctgggggcagccgcCGACGTGCAGCCGCTCATACGGACCCAGGACGTGAAGGAGGATCCCCGAGTCTCGCATCCCAG CAGCCGGGAGGATGCTCACATCCGTGTCAAGCGCTACCGCCAGAGCATTAACAGCTTCCCCCACTTCCAAGCCATCCACCCGGGGTGCCGGTTCGGGACGTGCACGGTGCAGAAGCTGGCCTACCAGATCTACCAGCTGACCGACAAGGATAAGGACGACACCGCCCCCGCCAGCAAGATCAGCCCCCAGGGCTACGGCCGCAGGCGGCGCTCCCTGCCCGAGCGCCGCAGCCCGGCGCGCTCCACCCGGGCCGGGCGGCACCCCCGGACGCAGCGggcgcagcccctcgcccccgtCCTGGGGGTCTGA
- the LOC142410148 gene encoding uncharacterized protein LOC142410148 — MPRETCAQGVRVPFPARGTREEGMSWRVRDVSLTSCPKGSVSKISSVQASGGFCLRRLPVREQAGPGASSPFGCRPSVPLALRRHPPAGKVLTHSSCSPPHPPAGPSFFPEPPARLPRGEAVSPAVSWPPGQAQIRSSAAPARPERGAGRGGGSGGAESHRGSAAAAPGAGRRRSRPAPGSPASLPPAGAGSGSSAEPQSRCPPHGPCSGAEMDRATGLGCKLREEEMGE, encoded by the exons ATGCCCCGGGAGACCTGCGCCCAGGGGGTCAGAGTCCCCTTCCCAGCGAGAGGCACTCGGGAAGAAGGAATGAGCTGGCGTGTGCGAGATGTTTCTCTCACATCTTGCCCCAAGGGAAGCGTTTCAAAAATCAG CAGCGTCCAGGCGTCTGGAGGCTTCTGTCTCCGGCGTCTACCTGTACGGGAGCAGGCTGGCCCGGGAGCCTCCTCCCCGTTCGGCTGCCGCCCCTCCGTCCCGCTCGCTCTCCGCCGGCACCCGCCGGCAGGGAAGGTCCTCACTCACTCCAGCTGTTCCCCTCCGCACCCTCCAGCCGGCCCGTCTTTCTTCCCCGAGCCCCCGGCGCGGCTCCCGCGGGGCGAGGCAGTTTCCCCGGCCGTGAGCTGGCCGCCGGGGCAAGCCCAGATCCGCTCCTCCGCCGCACCTGCCCGGCCAGAgcgcggggcgggacgcggcggcggctccgggggcGCCGAGAGCCatcggggcagcgcggcggctgcCCCAGGCGCGGGGCGCAGGAGGAgccggccggccccgggctcccccgcGTCCCTTCCGCCCGCCGGTGCCGGCTCGGGCAGCTCCGCGGAGCCGCAGTCCCGCTGCCCTCCCCACGGACCGTGCTCCGGAGCAGAAATGGACAGAGCGACAGGCTTAGGGTGTAAACTCAGGGAGGAAGAAATGGGAGAATAG